In Ciconia boyciana chromosome 5, ASM3463844v1, whole genome shotgun sequence, the DNA window GAAAGAGAGCCATACAACTATGCCTGAAATGACAAAATCCAAACTCGTAACTGATTGTCAGATAGTAATATAAAGCCCAgtggaaaatacagatttctaaCAAGGTTAAAAAGCTGTCTTTAAACTTAAGTGAACTACTTATAAAAGTGTACTACtcattaaactatttttataacCTCCTTAAAAATACTATTGCTATTTAAGCAAGTTCCTGCTCAAACAATGGACAGAGCAAGAGACAAGCACTAGATGCTACACATGATTAAGTTTAGAAGAACGCTAACAAGTACAGGTATATTTAAGCTACATGAACTCAAACACAGGAACAAATTCCTAGTTCAACAGACCCAACATATCACACCCCAAGTGGAAGCACTGAGCTTGCACAGGGAACAGCTTGCTTTCCTCAAGTCAGAAATCAGCATTGGCTTTTCTGTGTCAAGTTTCCCCAAGTGGAATGAGCAGTAACTTGTTTGAGAAGGCAAACACCATTTGAACTAAACACCTCCCCATATAAACTCCCCCCTATCAATTTGTAACAGCATAGAATAAAGAtgtgttgggtttggggttttttttttttttggtgtgtgtgtgtttttgttgtttgttcgTTTTTAATATGTTTGGAATTTAAGTCCACTTAGTTATGCACATCTTCAGTGCAGATCACAGGAATACAGGCTTTTTGTTCTGATGCAATATAGgttaaggaattttttttttttgctttaagttttgaaaacagcagttgattttttttttttacgtaaGAGCTTCAACATAGGAAGCAGCATCTGTATAACACTTCACAAAGAAGAGTAAATAAAACTTAAGAAGTCTGAAAAGGTTCATCACTTTCTACAAGATACTCACTTTGATTAACCTATTTTACTGGAGTACTTTGAAGAGCTTTAAATTATTAAGAGACATAACTATTAGCGAAAGGAATAATCTAAATGTTTGACTGGAAATAGAGATCTAGCTGAACACTTTAGCTGGTCCTACTCAAGTCCTCAGACAGCTCTGCAAGAAGCCCTGGTCTTCGACTGTTACTTCTTACAGCAAAAACTACTGCTCATCTGCAATTCCTCTAACTCccatgaaaaaatattccaggcaAAAAGCACAATCATTCCTaacattttcacaaaacagaaaggaataaCTGGACACAGACTCCTAATCTCTAGACACCATGTTTAGTATCTGCTACCCCTCCTCCCACTCCTGCAGAAGTTGCTTTCAAATAGAGACTAAGCAAGCTCATATGTTTTCATTAACTAGAGGACCAGGAAGcttaatttaaacttttatttccattaaatattATCTGTTATCATGACAGTAGGAAAGAGATGCAAAATACATGCCACTGTCTTAAGTGAGCCTGAATGAGTTTTATAGCTTAAGCGAAACCTCCTTTGCTTCCCACAAAAGGCTCTTTATCTGCTAAGGAAACCACATccctggaggcatttaaaagGCTACACTGGACcgaatattagaaaaatatatattgggGGAAGTAATCATGCATCAACAGAGAATTAGACGGGATGatttaaaacatctttcctCACCTGTAATTTCCACAATTGTTTTTTACAGACTGATAGTAAGCCAAATGTAAATAGTAACCCACACAAATTTCAACTCAAACTATCgtgcattatttttcatttaatttgagGATATGGGAGGCATAATCACGACATAGTAGATGCATATTGGTCAACTTCGAAGAAGCCAATTTAACCTACAATCCAAGTCAAAATACTTGGAAGTTTGAGACATCTGTTATCCAGACACAGGTGCAAAGAGTTCACAAATATCTGTGCTGTTTCACCCATGACAGTGGTGCTGGGACTGTCAGTGGCCATCACTGAAGTTTGCTCAAAAAGTCTCTCCCTTTCATAAATGCCATAGGAGAGCAGGCATCTGAGGAAACTCTTCCAACCTTCCACATCCCTGGTCCTCTCCAAAGAGGTCTTCCCAATCTTAGCAATTCTCTAGCTTCTAAACTCATTTGcaattaataaatataatagCTTGACCAACCTCTAGCAGATCAAAGTTGACTTGCATTCTGTTATTCAAAATCCTGTAGGCATAGCAAtagtttattttcagtcttctgaagTTTAGAAAACCTACAAGTATCTTATTGTATCCATTTCCATTCAGACATTCTTCCTCCAAGTCATAAGGTTGCccttaagaaaaaacacttacactttggaaatgctgaagTCTTTGGCCTCTTGCATGTAGGGGTACATTGCATAGGCAAACAGtagaaacattttccttgagGTCTATTGCTGACTATTTCTTTTCGGCTATAAATTAAGTTTATACCTAGAATCACACAAAGTGGATTTAAACCACTGATTTACTTAGCTGGACAATTTTGATACCCAGCTCCCCTCCTCTGAACAAGACCATTGACCACTGAGCTTAAATTACTTCATgtcttttgaaatacaaataatcttATATTTTGGTTTCTTGGTTTATGATCACTTATAGAAATTACTActatgggaagaaaaaaaaaaaggccccagaactgtttttcaaagcaaaggtAGGCCAGGATTAGCTCTACTTTTCAAATGTGAAGTTAAAGGCTCCCCTAGGAATAGGTATTAAGttttcaaacaagaaacaaaattctcTCCCTGGCTCAATTGCTTCATTCACAGCTGTTGTTTTTGGTTCTTAATGTTAATACAAAGGGAAACTACTAGTAAATTAATTATGTTGCATATTTACATTTGCTACCATTTTATTGATCCCAATCAACCCTAGTCCAATCCTTCACTACACATAGCTCACCTGTATTGTATTTTCCACAAAAAGCATTCCAAAAGCCAAGGGCTTCAAGGGTGCCCTGAAGCAGAAGATACCCCCATACAGTGCAAGGACATCTATCACCTATTTCAcctgagaagcagcagtgcaCATCAATGTATCACTGAATTGCAAAGTGTCATCCacaggtagaaaaaaatcagaactatATTCTGATCAAGAGATACTGTACTACATCTTCTTGCAAGAGTACCACAAGAGCTTAATCACTTAAGACTTGCAACTGTATTAAATATCTTCCCCAAATCACACTACACAAGTGTAGTGTGCTTGGCAGAGAACAGCCTTTGCAGACTTAACTGTATCCACAAGCAGAAAATACATCTACCCCAAATAACCTGTTTGTTCCCATTTTGACAGGAGGCTATAAGAAACAAGCTTTAAATAGTTTGAGATGCTTATGTAAAGGAACATGCTTACTATTTAGAGAACACAATCTGAATGAATTTCATGAGCCAGTACTTAACCTACTTTAGCCAGTCCAGGCTTGACTCACAGGTTACCTTGCTAGCATTGTAAGGGACTCTTGATACTACTTTTTTATCTTGCACATGCTAAAACAGCAGCCTGGGGGAAAGCCTAATGCAAGTGAGCAGCTACTTCACCACACTACTCATGTGTATGACACTGTCTTTTCTGTGTCTATGCTTCAGTTCTACTGATAGCAGTAACACTGTTTGTGCAGCATGGGAACGTTAACCCACTTTGTTGTAGCATAATCAAAGTGAAAAAGTGTACCGTAACTATGCCTAACAGGGCACACCTGGAAATTTTCTAGACAGCAAGAACTCAAATAATCAAGGAGAATGCTTTAGAGcttattttgtttaaacttaGTGAGGCTGCAGTATGACTAAGTCATCTACCTGTCCACATACTGACCATTACAGTGACCTCAAAGAccaacaaaacagaattaataaCAGATAGCAATCACAAGTTTGTTACCATGGTTTAgatacttaaataaaataattactatcACATCTCACCCTGGTATCTATTCACATTGGCTTCTGCAAACTGGCCCACACAGAGTAAAATTCAAGTAAGTAGATGCAGAGATTCCACAAGAGAGATCAGCAGTTACTAAGAAAGTCTCTGCAGGAAAAGTAGCGGTCATCTGATCTAAGTTCAGCTGCAGTACTCATGCGGTTCTACCCTTGATAGAACACTGCCTCCTCATTGCACCCTTCAGGAAACTTATCCACTCCCACCGTTCATCCCTACTTTGCgtgcatttttaaactgctgtggAAATCACTATCAACTAGTCCGTAAGTGATGCTAGTCTTGCTGTTTCAGCCAGAGTTAACAAGTCTTTATAACTCAGATGGTATCTTCTGTGAGAAGCCCTCCTTGCTATGTAGATCTGCAAAGCCACTACATCACTGTGACCTGAAGCATAAAGTCAGTAATCATAAAGCAGAGACAATTTAAGCTCAATTTACTTTAAGGATCAAAGTTATCCAAACGTTTTGCTGATTCAAGACCTTAAActccaagaaagaaaataaatcaagtaTTCAGGTGTTTGGAGAAGGTGATGATGAACAGAGtttacaaaaattaaactgttgtGGAATATTGTGGAGGTCCAAGATAAAGGGTTAAAAAACAGATTATCAACAGAAAATAGATCTATTGGTAGTTAGAGTTTGAACCTCCGATGCACACTTTGAAGCCCCCAAGATGCACACTGGCAGAAGCCAGGCCAACGTGCGTGCTGGAGGAAGTATCACGTTGCACATTCATTGTTCCTGCATGCCTCAAAGCAGCCGTTCTCTGTCAGGCAGGGTGCCAGGCTACGCAGAGCTTGGCCTGACCTGGTGTGGCACTTCAGATCTCTGTCAGTACCAAGAAAATCCACTAGTATAAAATCCAGATGACTTTAAAGCATTTCCAAGAAGGCAGAAGCACCCTGTGCTAAGGAATCACAACCTCAGACCCCGAGTTCCTTCAGTGTTGAGAGACCCCTAAAAACTTTTAATTGTGTTGTCTTACCTAGTCTTAAGTTAATGCATGAGGTGCCATAGCACTGAATAGTTGAAACTACTCCTTACTTGGATAAAGACAGCTACTTTGTATTAACTATTTAAACAGACCAAAGACCACTTCAGAGAACATATTAGAAAAAGTCTGGGGTTTCTTTTAAAGCACGataccaagatttttttttttttggtaactcCATGCCACAGCATTGGGGGAGGAGTAGCACAAGAATGTTAAACACCAGAAAGACTTCAAACTACAGTGTGTTGTTTGAtctgaaatggaattaaatgttACTGTCACAATAAAACTTGCTTACACACCGAAAAACTTGTGCAACCTCTTGTTCTTCACTTGTCACACCTCAGGACTGACTGACATAATTAATGAAGCAGAACGTTTGAAAAAGCTCTGCAGTTTTCTGGGGTGGAAGAActcttttcagtaaagaaacatttctaacCTCCTACTGCAGTTACCAGCCTAAATGCCACCTTTACTTACCCTGTAGCAGCCTCTGTCATAGAACTTATTACCTGTAGAAGAGCGCAAGTCCAAAGAGGCTCTTTGCTATGCATAGTCATCTTGAAATACCAGGGTGATCGAATTCCTGCTGCAGTGAAGGAAGACCAACACTCCTCACTAGAGCCAGCTTCTTACTTGGGCGATTGTGAACAAATATTAAGTAGGCATAGGTactgttttctgcagttctACAACTCATACAGCTATTCTTGCATACATAACTGAacagagaaaagtaattttgagtCCTTAGAGGCTGAAAATAGCTATCATTTTGTTATCTTTTCCTACAGTCCTTTCCACTTGTTTTTTACAGCTGTCTTCACATTCTAGAAGGTCTGAAGTTTCACAGGTTTGTATTTTCAGCTTCAAGTCCAGAAAAAGATCCTTCCAGAATTCAGCACTATATGAGCTAAGCAGTGGTGTACAGCAGTCTGCCTGATCATTTCAACCTATTTCTACAAACATGAATTACTCATTTTACTGAATATTAAGTAGTGTTTTCCATGAGAATTGAAGATATGGCATATTCTTTTCCAAGAGGGCATAAAATCTAAAACAGAGGGGGAGTACACTGAAGTAGTGTGAAGctctgtggaagaagaaaataaaatcaaagtataTAGAAAGAAACACTTTCTGGTGTTAAGAGCTGccctatttctttccttcttttaaataaaggcACAAATTAGAATATTAAAGAGGCAACAGTGGAAGGAGCGAGCCATGAACAAGTACAGAAACTAAGGATAGATTACAAAGATAGATTACTAAATCTGGATTTACTCACCTATGCTTATCTCTAAGCTTAAAAAGCAATGACAATGGGaactttgctttcagaattaGACTTTTGATTTTCTAGCACTTATATTTAGCAAATTAGTAGGGACTGAAGCAGCAGCCACCACATATTTTCTAGAACTCAGCTAGCAAAACACCAGTTcactaatgcaaaaaaaaaccaaacccaaacaaaaaaccaccaaaccaaaaacacgTTTCATCCCCTTCTCCCTCTAAAGCTTCACCCAGCCACAGCTATTCAAGATCTTCACTCAGATACAACAGCACTTGCTTCAGgttaaagtaaataaatcatTTAGTTCTGATAAATATTGATTTGAGATAATTCCTAGCTGAGAAACCTTGGGCAACTTTGGCAGGTGTTTCAATGCCAACCTCTCAGCACTCCACAGCATTGGCAGAAATGGCCGCAGACCTAAAACTCCCTTCTTCACACAGTTGTGGCTCCAATATACCACTGCAATATAAAGTAAGAActctcccttcccagcaccTTCAGATCTGTCATAACATGGGTCAACTATGACTTAAGTTCTCCACAAACAATACTAATTATCTAATTACTGACCTGGTTTTGAGCAACTATTTGATAAGTTTACCTTTTTAGGAAGATTTGAGGacatcaaaatatttgcagtaaaGCTTAGAACAAAATATCCTTAAAAGCACTTGTTTTCAACACAGGTCTTTCATAAACTGACTTAGAAGTGAAtttgaaatcacagaaaaagtatttttggaaacAATAAGGAGCCATCAAGAGACATGAAAGAGAGGTCTTACTGAACTTCCCCTTATCGTAGTCCTGATCTTCACTGAGCTATATCCAGATATAGGACACATCCACATCTCATTGTACGACACTTCAAAACAAGTCTTCGGTAGTATTAGCTTATAATATTTTGCACAGCAGTAATTTTAAGTTGAGAGAAATGTTTAAGACCACAATATAAGTTTCAAAGCATATACATCTGCCAGGATTTGGGGCATGGGGAGAAGGTACGCTATGAAGAAATATAAGACTTCTAACAATGTAATGGGTAAGCAAGCTgtcattctaaaaaaaaaaaaaccccagcatttcTTTAGAACATAATTcaatttttacttcaaatgttttcagtacTTGCCtagtttttaaacagatgttttcattaaagtttAGCATGTTTGGAAACTGATATATTTCCAAACTATACTTTGTGCCTTTAATTAAATACACAGTAGTATCTTTATAGGAAGATTCTAccaaaacagctggaaaaaaaccccatcaggCCTTGACACTGTAGGATGAACTTGGTTGCATAAACTACTCAGCTTATCAAAAAAACATCATCTCAAAATAGGTCTTGCAGGAAGAAGTGATCAAGACTGGCTGAATATTAGTCTGATGTACTCTTCAATTCAGCAGCAAAtctaaatagcaaaaaaaaacccccacactttCCACAGACATGGGCTATATCAGGTTTTCTCCATACACATTATTATATGGATTATTTAGAAGGTGTAACACCTGAGCAACTGAAACTAATCTGACAGTCTGAAATACTGCATCTCACCTCTAGAGCTTGAAGAATGCAAACAGCAAGTCTAGCCAAAAAAGGAACaggttttaaattttacattcaGTTTAAATAAAGAAACCTGCATTAGACCACACAGGCAGTTGAAAGGCAAATCTACTAATATTTCTGGAGTAGATTAGCAAACTAATCTCAGCAGTGATTAACACAGAGAAACAGGTAAGATCTGATTAGCTAACTAGTAAACTTGCATCTTAACCAAAACTCAGAACAGGGTCTAGTCATGTCTACAACAGAACTGGTTATCAGCCTTGTCAATAACCAAACAGATCATTCTGTGTGGCTTGCCAACCAATTACCTACCCCCACAGCTTCATccaaaaaagctgtatttttaaagaagaaaatcctttaAGCTATAAGTTGTCTCAAAGGCATAAGAGAAGGACAGATGACATCATACAGACTTTTAGCTAAGCAAAGTGGACATAATATCCCACAGTAGACAGTTCAGTTTCAATATCTTACTAGTATTTTTCCCACGCATTTCTATGTAAAGTCTACTAATACCAAGGTACCACAGACTGGACATTTGAGCGAGCATCCCATTctattcagcttttcttctgcacagTGCATCAAATGCAGGGACACTGGtgcagaattattttcctcccttacatttttattgctacTTCTGCAAACTGCCTCCTCCCCGCTACTCTTAACAGATGTACTCACACAAACCTCCCGAGTCTGGTATCTGCTGAAGGCAGTAGGGTTATATTCTCACAAGCATGAAGTGTTCTCTGACCATAACGTAAGACTCAATTTTACATCTACAGAAACTAAATTAGCATCTTCAGTTTTAAACTGCAGCAGTTGCCTCTGTGGACACAGAAGCTTTGAAAAATGAGCTCTATACATGCATTTGTATTACATGCAAAGTATAGGCATGAACTGAAGTTTACTAGTTTTTAAGTCAGCACGTTTACTCTCACATGAGGAGGGAAGTAGAAGTCTGAATAACTGGAGTAAAACACCTCTCCACTGAGCTGGAGTATCTGCAGCTGCCATATTAGAAcactatttctatttctgactGCTTATTAGCAGTTTCTTTAGTTAATTCATTTATAAGGGATTTGCTTGCTCTTATTTAGCTTTATGGAATTACTCAAACTGTAAGGGGAGGATTAACCAAACAGATTTGCACAAAGATGACTTAGAAATCATTGCACACTGTTATCTGGGAACATAGTGGCATAACTTTTTGGCTACCCTGTCTACCCCCCCTTCCCCATGGCttccttgcattttaaaaacaagccatTTTTCTTTAGCCTCTGCTTCAAGCATCTTTTCACAGCTCTTTGTACTCTATATCAAGCACACTGGGCTTCAAGAACTTGGCTTTGTGAGCAAAAAGTAAATAAGTTGCTATAGGGTATAGCACTGGCAAGTATAAGAAGCCTGCTATGCTGCTGAAGGTGATATATATCAGTACAAGAACACAAAGCAAATCTAACAACTACAAATTAGTTCAGTTTATCTAGAAAGAGCCTTTCTGCAAGAGTTCCCTTcacacagaggaaagcaaaatctCACCcgtgtcattttaaaaaagtctaaCGATGGTCTGTTCCATCGTACATCCTCCTCCCGTCTGCGCTTTAGCcggcttttcttttcattcagaaCGCAAGGCTGAGAGCGGCATCTCAACAAGCCCTGACGCCGGCTGAGCTCGGGTGTGGAGGTGGGAGTGCTGTTGGCTGAAGGCAAGAGATTTCCCGTCTCGGTGATGTGCTCCTGGGACAGGGAGAGGCGGCGCCTTGGGTTAAAGTCACAAGGCCCTCCAGAATTCCAGCGGGTACTCGAGCTTGTGCTGCCCTCGCTACTGTCCACAAACCCgctgctggcagaggaaggTCTGGGTACTGGTGATGTGTTGAAGCTGGTGATAGTGAAGACATTATTTAGTGACAGTATGTTTTGTGGCAGACTGATACTTGTGCTTCTCTGTAAGGTTGCACTTCCATGACTGTTGCAGCGTTGCAAGGTAGCGCTACCACCACTGTTACACCGTCTCTTTGACACAGGAGTCCAAACCTTTGAATTGCCAGGCTTCCACGGTGACCGACAGCGAGCCAGCTCATCTGGCTCAGAGAGGGACCTACAATGGCGTTTCGTTGGTGGTGCCAAGGGCTGACCCGAGTTTTCGTTAAGGTTTAATTCACTTATCCATCCTGACACCATAGACGTACTGGAAGattcctgctgccactgcagACCATTActggcagtgccagggctgAATGGGCACACTGGGAAAGGGTAAGCTGAATTCCTTGTTGTGTCAGTCTGGATTGGGCAACCCCCATTTAAAGCTTTCCAAGGActctcttctgaaaacaaaaagaaagatacaggTGAATGATGCAAAGGAAGATGACAATTTGTTTTTAACCCAGTTTAATGTAAAACCATGAATCAAACTCTTAATCAAAATTTTACACTATAGTtacatattcattttaaaaaaggtagaaaattcCAAAAACATGAAGACCAAAGTATTTCAGGAGTCAATCCAGGCATTGCAGTATGTATGTACATTGTTAATGCTTCTTCCTGTGTACTGAAAGATTACAGCGCTGTGTTTCTTTGCAAGCAACAGGGACAGCTTCCTTACCTGCTTCCTAGCACATAGCATATACCACAATTAAAACCTGTAATAGTGAACAACCTAAGGTACTTGTTAATCCATTTTGGTTGTAATGGGAAAACCCACCagggaatttttgttttttaaataaaagagcaGGATAATCTCTTCATAGACTGCTGTCCTTCATTTGGCTGTCAGGCTTTTCTATTAAGAATACcttattaaagaaaagtttcaaaGACATGGGCGTTGACATTCTGTGGTGTGAAAAGCTTTACTTTATATTAGAAACAGTATAAAGTTAAGTCAGATTGCagattgtttcctttttttttgctcatattcaaagtgtaggaaaaaaatcttaattcaaTGCATAAAATAAAGTGAGTATCCCTTAAGAACCTCCTGCAAGTTTTACTGTGAATACAGACATAACCCACAGTGCACAACTTCTCATCTGAAGTGGCAATGCTGGGTTAAAAGCAGTCTGCCAGCGAAGCCTCTCACTCTTTTGTAAAGCGTTTCTTTGAGAACATTCTGCACATTTTACAGCTGTTCCTCCACATTGTACAATGAAGTGTAATAAGAACTACAGCAGACTGGATTTGCAAattgaaaagcagcaaaactgttGGCCAGTTAACAGTGCTTCATGCTTGGTTAGAAAATTTGCTAATTTAAACCAATTAGCCAAGTAAGTTTCACTTATCCcagctttaaagaaagaatatttaaaacaccAAGTTTTTCCCCTGCGCCTATTTTAAGAACCTGGATATAGCCGAAACATTAAATACTTGTATATTCTTATAGTTGGCTGTCTAAACTAAGTTTTAGAGTAATCAACAGATAAAAGATTTGCTGAGTAGCTTTAAAAGTTGCAAACCCAAATAGTTGTACATGTTCCATGCCCAAAGTATGTCATGGATTATCCTGTTTATTTGGATCTTATTTAAAGAACACCCTATTGTCTCAAAATCATTTAACTGTGCAGACAGCTGGCCTATTCAAACAACATGTTTTATTAGAAttcctctgtccttcctcctccattcTTTCAGCTGGGTACAACCACATACTGTGCTTTGCCTTAAGCATGTAAGCTCTTCAAGGCAGGGACCATCCATAACTCAATGGAAGCAAAATAGCCAACACAATGGGATCCAGATAATGTTTAAAACTCCTAGCATCTACTGTAGGATGATTTGCTAGCTTGGACTggcctgatttttaaaaatccttagGAAGCTTTCTCCCAGGCTGGGAGGGTGGTTTAAagtttactgtaaaaaaaaaagtcaggagtTGCACATGTGTTTTAATTGTTTACCTGGTAATGGCATTTAAGATAAAATACCATTTCCCTTTGAAACCTCACACAAACCAAGATTCACATTTTATGGGGAATCCCACTGAGCAAATAAAAATCCTCCATGCTTAAAGACACAACAGAACATGCAAAATTTCAAGTCCATCCCTTAATAAAGCAGTACAAAGTTTACATATCAACACACAACTTTTGCTACATACAACTTATTCTAATAGGAccaaggggggaaaaagcaaataacGCTTGTATGAAGGCACTGGACTTCAACTTATGGTTTGCATCATGCTAGATATTCTATTTGGCAAAGCGTGCAAGAAGGTGTGTAAAGATGTGAGAGCTTTCTGCTAGCTGAGGAACCCGAAGAGATATTTAGCATGAAAAACAGCATTGCTGTGCTTCTGTACACCATAGGAGATattgaaccaaaaaaaaaagtgttacaaGGGCTTTTACTATGCAAAGCAGATCACAAGTACAAAACTAACAACCAGCTATTCCCAGTATTGTTCAAAGACCAGCTTAAACCAGCAGGCTCTACAACAGCATGCTCCATCCCCCTCACcttatttacaaaagaaaggCTGCTTGCTATACCAATTACCTCAAGTAAAACACAGCTAAGGTTTCCGAAGAACTTACCGTTGATTTCGAAAGGGAACAAGCTGCCACTTTTGTTCAGCTTCTCAGATGAGtactgaaatcagaaaaaaaaaaaaaaaaaaaaagagttttgtgTGAAAGAACATACACCTCAAGGAAACTGCATGCAGTTTTCAGTTTCCCTCTATATGCATTTAATAACGTCTTTAAAAGGACGGGGTTTCGCTGGGTATCTTGAAGAAATTCCTGAACAGCTCAGCTTCCTAAATAAAACCTCTAGCATCTATTTGCCATGTTTTCTGATATATTGCTAAGTATAAAACTGTTTCAAGAGTTGCGACATTACCCCATGTgaataaactgcaaaattaaGAGTGATAATTCACCCTTAATGAAAAAGCTTTGATCCAATTCTCATTTCAGTGGAGA includes these proteins:
- the FAM53A gene encoding protein FAM53A → MVTLITEKLQNQSLDDLTCKTYNINLYSSEKLNKSGSLFPFEINEESPWKALNGGCPIQTDTTRNSAYPFPVCPFSPGTASNGLQWQQESSSTSMVSGWISELNLNENSGQPLAPPTKRHCRSLSEPDELARCRSPWKPGNSKVWTPVSKRRCNSGGSATLQRCNSHGSATLQRSTSISLPQNILSLNNVFTITSFNTSPVPRPSSASSGFVDSSEGSTSSSTRWNSGGPCDFNPRRRLSLSQEHITETGNLLPSANSTPTSTPELSRRQGLLRCRSQPCVLNEKKSRLKRRREEDVRWNRPSLDFFKMTRTLKNSKSLCSLDYEDDDDDTQMKTIVSSPCDSNDLMNIITPGSSPMKEQLDEVRHHGSCQGSFKTRDYKKAAAVCESDEDTSDCESTEEGIFPLDCGDLDLEQIENN